One Sediminibacillus dalangtanensis genomic region harbors:
- the gntK gene encoding gluconokinase, giving the protein MSEQVVIAIDIGTTSTKILAYDKAGNTWAEEEQEYPLYTPHPGWKEQDPEEIFQALKAALRPVLKAVDEKGGIPGGVGFSAAMHSLIAMDESGNPLTGSLTWADQRSVEETEELKNGEGHEIYLRTGTPIHPMSPLTKLLWFRKHDQDTFERASKWISIKEYVFYRLFDRYIVDYSIASATGLFNLEQLDWDEKALELTGVSKEQLSDPVPTTHLVSGLNAENAKELGLPADIPFVIGASDGVLANLGVGAIDPGSVACSIGTSGAIRTVVSKPSVDPKGRIFCYALTEDQWVIGGPINNGGITFRWARDNLFPDIKQQAKQAGRDPYDDLAAIASKVKPGSDGLLFFPYLTGERAPYWNADTKGVFFGLTLDHSRDQMIRSVLEGVMFQMYTVVIALIEAGVEPVEFRANGGFARSELWRQIMADIFETEIMVPESHQSSCMGAAWLTMYKLGMVERLSGIKELVKTKVKHEPVKANSDAYNKLKPLFIRLARDLQSDFEVMADIQRQYAEEQA; this is encoded by the coding sequence ATGAGTGAGCAAGTAGTCATAGCCATCGATATCGGGACCACTAGTACAAAAATTCTCGCATACGATAAAGCCGGAAATACCTGGGCGGAAGAAGAGCAGGAATATCCGCTTTACACCCCGCATCCTGGCTGGAAAGAACAAGATCCGGAAGAAATTTTTCAAGCATTGAAAGCCGCACTTCGACCAGTTTTGAAAGCGGTTGACGAAAAGGGTGGAATCCCTGGCGGTGTCGGCTTCAGTGCAGCGATGCACAGCTTAATCGCCATGGATGAAAGCGGTAACCCGCTGACAGGCTCGCTGACTTGGGCGGACCAGCGGTCGGTAGAAGAAACCGAGGAACTGAAAAATGGAGAAGGGCATGAGATATACCTGCGGACCGGAACTCCGATCCATCCGATGTCTCCGCTGACCAAATTGCTTTGGTTTCGTAAACATGATCAGGATACTTTTGAAAGGGCTTCAAAATGGATTTCGATTAAAGAATATGTGTTTTATCGCTTGTTCGACAGGTATATTGTCGATTACTCCATTGCCTCAGCAACCGGCCTGTTCAACTTGGAACAGCTTGATTGGGATGAAAAAGCACTTGAATTGACTGGTGTAAGCAAAGAGCAGCTATCCGATCCTGTTCCGACCACTCATCTAGTCAGTGGATTAAACGCTGAAAATGCAAAAGAACTCGGGCTTCCAGCAGACATTCCGTTTGTTATCGGTGCCAGTGACGGTGTCCTCGCCAATTTAGGAGTAGGGGCGATTGATCCAGGTTCTGTGGCATGTTCGATCGGCACGAGCGGTGCCATCCGTACGGTGGTTTCCAAACCATCTGTCGATCCGAAAGGAAGAATTTTCTGTTATGCGTTGACAGAGGACCAGTGGGTAATCGGCGGCCCGATCAACAATGGCGGCATCACGTTCCGCTGGGCCAGGGACAACCTGTTCCCAGATATAAAACAACAGGCAAAGCAAGCCGGGAGAGACCCGTACGATGATCTGGCAGCGATTGCTTCCAAGGTCAAACCTGGATCGGATGGCCTGCTGTTTTTCCCTTACTTGACCGGGGAGCGGGCCCCTTACTGGAATGCTGACACGAAGGGGGTATTTTTCGGTCTGACGTTGGATCACAGCCGGGATCAAATGATTCGCAGTGTACTGGAAGGAGTCATGTTCCAGATGTACACGGTGGTCATCGCCTTGATCGAGGCCGGTGTGGAACCGGTGGAATTCCGGGCCAATGGCGGCTTTGCCCGTTCAGAGTTGTGGCGGCAGATTATGGCAGACATATTCGAAACCGAAATCATGGTTCCGGAAAGCCATCAATCCTCTTGTATGGGGGCAGCGTGGCTAACGATGTACAAGCTGGGGATGGTCGAACGGCTATCCGGTATCAAAGAACTGGTCAAAACAAAAGTGAAACATGAACCAGTTAAAGCGAACAGCGATGCTTACAACAAGTTGAAGCCGTTATTTATTCGCCTGGCTCGAGATTTACAGAGCGATTTCGAAGTTATGGCAGATATTCAGCGCCAATATGCTGAAGAACAAGCTTAA
- a CDS encoding MurR/RpiR family transcriptional regulator translates to MVETQNVSVTRRIRSIYQQLSDKEKQIADYIMDRPASIIHSTINQVSDDLNVADATVFRFCKRLGFKGYQALKIALASEIVNPIKDIHETISVEDSELEIVQKVFQSNINALEYTREVQDSGIFQKAVQLLVQSNQVHFYGNGGSGIVALDGQHKFMRTGLPSYAQTDTHMQLMAVSQLTKNDTAVFISHTGANKDLLEVVELAIENNVQTIGITNYAKSPLNKLVDVCLYTASQETEFRSEALSSRIAELSLIDALYVNYSIKKADQSKQALTQMRNAISRKRM, encoded by the coding sequence GTGGTTGAAACCCAAAATGTAAGCGTGACCAGAAGGATTCGTTCGATCTATCAGCAGCTTAGTGATAAGGAAAAGCAAATAGCCGACTATATAATGGACCGGCCTGCCAGCATCATCCACTCCACCATCAATCAGGTTTCCGATGATTTGAATGTTGCGGATGCGACCGTGTTCCGATTTTGCAAACGGCTTGGGTTTAAAGGGTATCAAGCGTTGAAAATTGCCCTGGCATCGGAAATCGTCAATCCGATTAAGGATATTCATGAAACCATCAGCGTGGAAGACTCCGAATTGGAGATCGTACAAAAGGTTTTTCAATCAAACATAAATGCCTTGGAGTATACACGGGAAGTTCAGGACTCAGGTATCTTTCAGAAAGCGGTCCAGCTCCTTGTCCAATCAAATCAAGTCCATTTTTACGGAAATGGCGGTTCAGGAATCGTTGCGCTGGACGGTCAGCATAAGTTTATGCGGACAGGACTCCCGAGTTATGCCCAAACCGACACCCATATGCAATTAATGGCAGTATCGCAGTTAACCAAAAATGACACCGCTGTCTTTATCTCCCATACAGGAGCAAATAAGGATTTACTCGAAGTTGTTGAACTGGCAATCGAAAACAATGTGCAGACAATCGGAATCACCAATTACGCCAAGTCTCCGTTGAACAAGCTGGTCGATGTCTGCCTTTATACTGCATCCCAAGAAACCGAATTCCGGTCGGAAGCATTATCTTCGCGAATCGCGGAATTATCCTTGATTGACGCCCTGTATGTGAATTACAGTATCAAAAAAGCTGATCAATCGAAACAAGCACTCACTCAAATGCGCAATGCGATATCGAGAAAGCGGATGTAA
- a CDS encoding alpha/beta fold hydrolase: MPYMKLDTGTELYYQDQGEGQAVVFVHGVMMSSKFFERQFDYFKQRYRTITFDLRGHGQSSKVPYGHTVANYAKDLKRLIERLGLSEVILVGWSMGAFVIWDYFNQFGSEHVKAVTIVDQSPSDYLWDGWEYGAFNFEAIKGVMQAIQEDQRSFNSEFIYGMFKEKPDPDQHRWILEEMMKLPAAIASTIVFNQTAVDYRETLSNVTVPTLICFGRDDKFFPVAAGEYIQQRIPGSKLVAFENSSHCLFLEEPDAFNRELDSFFQSLK, encoded by the coding sequence ATGCCTTATATGAAACTCGATACCGGGACAGAATTGTATTATCAGGATCAGGGGGAAGGGCAGGCTGTCGTTTTTGTTCACGGTGTAATGATGAGCAGCAAGTTTTTTGAAAGGCAGTTTGACTATTTCAAGCAACGTTACCGGACCATTACATTTGATTTGCGAGGGCACGGCCAATCCAGCAAAGTACCATATGGCCATACGGTCGCGAACTATGCAAAAGACTTGAAACGATTGATTGAAAGACTCGGACTAAGCGAGGTCATCCTTGTCGGCTGGTCAATGGGAGCTTTTGTCATTTGGGACTATTTCAATCAATTTGGCAGCGAACATGTTAAAGCAGTGACCATTGTTGATCAGTCCCCGTCTGATTACCTGTGGGATGGCTGGGAATATGGAGCATTCAACTTTGAAGCAATCAAAGGGGTCATGCAAGCGATCCAGGAAGATCAGCGTTCCTTTAACAGTGAGTTCATTTATGGAATGTTCAAGGAAAAACCTGATCCGGATCAGCACCGATGGATTCTAGAAGAGATGATGAAGCTGCCCGCAGCGATAGCGAGCACCATTGTATTCAACCAAACGGCAGTCGATTACCGGGAAACGCTCTCAAATGTCACTGTACCGACACTGATTTGTTTTGGTCGTGACGACAAATTCTTTCCGGTAGCTGCGGGTGAATATATCCAGCAACGTATTCCCGGTTCCAAACTAGTAGCCTTTGAAAATAGCAGTCATTGTTTATTTTTGGAGGAACCGGATGCGTTTAATCGTGAACTAGATTCATTTTTTCAATCGTTAAAGTGA
- a CDS encoding nucleoside deaminase: MKNPTYLKEAVQLAVDNVENKGGPFGAIITDKNGTIIGEGTNIVTKSNDPTAHAEIQAIRQACQAKQTFQLSDCILYTSCEPCPMCLGAIYWSRIEKVYYAADQKQAAAVGFDDAFIYEEIEKAPHERQIPFQEISLEERNQPFEEWNNKPDKIKY; encoded by the coding sequence ATGAAAAATCCAACATATTTAAAAGAAGCAGTTCAACTGGCTGTCGACAATGTCGAAAACAAAGGTGGACCTTTCGGAGCGATTATCACAGATAAAAATGGCACCATTATCGGTGAAGGGACCAATATTGTCACAAAATCCAACGATCCTACCGCCCATGCCGAGATACAAGCGATCCGCCAGGCTTGCCAGGCGAAACAAACATTTCAATTGTCTGATTGTATTTTATACACCAGCTGTGAACCATGTCCGATGTGTTTAGGGGCTATCTACTGGTCCCGAATTGAAAAAGTGTACTATGCGGCCGATCAGAAACAGGCAGCAGCGGTCGGCTTTGATGATGCTTTTATATATGAAGAAATCGAGAAAGCACCTCACGAACGACAGATTCCATTTCAAGAAATTTCCTTGGAGGAAAGAAATCAGCCGTTCGAGGAATGGAACAACAAGCCAGACAAAATAAAATATTGA
- the gloA2 gene encoding SMU1112c/YaeR family gloxylase I-like metalloprotein, whose amino-acid sequence MFNRVHHTAIICSDYQQSKNFYTDNLGLEIIKETYQSHRGTYKLDLALNGEYVIELFGFPDAPERPSYPEACGLRHLAFEVDLLESTIEELQAKGIETEKIRIDPSTGKKFTFFTDPDQLPIELYEK is encoded by the coding sequence ATGTTTAATAGAGTTCATCATACCGCCATCATTTGTTCTGATTACCAGCAGTCCAAGAATTTTTATACAGATAATTTGGGTTTGGAAATCATCAAGGAGACCTATCAGTCTCATAGAGGTACCTATAAATTGGATTTAGCATTGAACGGGGAATATGTTATTGAGCTGTTCGGTTTTCCAGATGCGCCTGAAAGGCCAAGTTACCCGGAAGCGTGTGGTTTACGGCATCTTGCATTTGAAGTGGACCTTCTGGAATCCACAATCGAGGAACTGCAGGCAAAGGGGATAGAGACGGAAAAAATCCGGATCGATCCTTCAACTGGAAAGAAATTCACTTTTTTTACCGATCCCGATCAACTTCCCATTGAGCTTTATGAAAAGTGA
- a CDS encoding peptidoglycan endopeptidase — protein MRKSNKTLFSVAATVVLASAFTTSVEASSYKVQSGDTLWSISQKYNTTVQNLQSTNNISGTIIYPNQVIETGDGESSSKSSASSSNAKTYKVKSGDTLWAIGKDHGVSVSNLKSWNNLSSDLIVTGQTLKVSGSSSSSQASSNSGEKVSEKETKVKSASVSTSGNNGSALVNEAKKHVGTPYVWGGASPSGFDCSGFIYYVSKQAGNSFGRTSAANLYSQSTKISNPQPGDLIFFKGTYKSGISHVGFYAGNNQFVHASSSGVQITSVSNPYWNSHFAGYGRM, from the coding sequence TTGAGAAAGTCTAACAAAACATTATTTTCTGTAGCGGCAACTGTGGTTTTGGCATCAGCTTTTACAACAAGTGTGGAAGCTTCTTCCTATAAAGTGCAAAGCGGGGATACTTTGTGGAGCATTTCGCAAAAATATAATACTACTGTACAAAATCTACAATCTACTAATAATATATCTGGCACAATCATCTATCCGAACCAAGTGATTGAAACGGGTGACGGTGAAAGCAGCAGCAAGTCCAGTGCTTCTTCATCAAATGCAAAAACGTACAAAGTGAAATCTGGGGATACTTTATGGGCAATCGGTAAGGATCATGGCGTATCGGTAAGCAATCTGAAAAGCTGGAATAACCTTTCTTCTGATTTGATTGTTACTGGTCAGACGCTTAAGGTCAGCGGATCTTCCAGCTCTAGCCAAGCATCCTCTAATTCAGGTGAAAAGGTTAGCGAAAAGGAAACAAAAGTAAAATCTGCCAGCGTTTCTACTAGCGGCAACAATGGTTCTGCCCTTGTCAACGAAGCGAAAAAGCATGTCGGTACTCCATATGTATGGGGCGGCGCGTCTCCAAGCGGCTTTGACTGCAGTGGATTTATCTATTACGTAAGCAAGCAAGCTGGTAATAGCTTCGGCCGTACGTCTGCAGCGAACCTTTACAGCCAATCTACAAAGATAAGCAATCCGCAGCCTGGCGATTTGATTTTCTTTAAAGGCACGTATAAATCCGGTATTTCCCACGTTGGTTTCTATGCCGGCAACAATCAGTTCGTTCATGCAAGTTCTAGCGGTGTGCAAATCACTAGCGTCAGCAATCCATACTGGAACAGCCACTTTGCTGGATACGGACGTATGTAA
- the dhaM gene encoding dihydroxyacetone kinase phosphoryl donor subunit DhaM, translating to MDQTGIVLISHSTKIVEGIKDLIRQVNSDVPIELAGGTDDGDIGTSIEKIQAAIDNAHSPKGVLLIFDIGSAKMNAEMAVEMSEYDQIEIADVPIVEGAYVAAVESGMGKSVAEITETLKKNFG from the coding sequence ATGGACCAGACAGGTATTGTTTTGATATCCCACAGTACCAAAATCGTAGAAGGAATCAAGGATCTCATCCGCCAGGTGAATTCGGATGTGCCAATTGAATTGGCAGGAGGTACCGACGACGGAGATATCGGAACCAGCATCGAAAAAATCCAGGCTGCTATCGATAACGCGCATAGTCCAAAAGGAGTTCTGCTTATTTTTGATATTGGCAGCGCCAAGATGAATGCCGAAATGGCTGTGGAAATGTCGGAATACGATCAAATAGAGATTGCAGATGTCCCGATAGTAGAAGGAGCTTATGTAGCTGCTGTAGAATCTGGGATGGGAAAATCTGTTGCAGAAATAACCGAAACCTTAAAGAAGAACTTTGGATAA
- the dhaL gene encoding dihydroxyacetone kinase subunit DhaL translates to MELQPREIKQWLLQANQLFQENKDYLTSLDQAIGDGDHGINMARGFQEVKNKIEPTEYTNVSDVLKDTAMTLMSKVGGASGPLFGTAFLKLSTSLKGADNADFQHFAEGISAAGEGLKQRGKAEQGEKTMIDVWLPMAEFLKSQNEFSGDEIESKAKSAMEATKDMSAKKGRAAYLGDRSVGHLDPGSVSSYYLFSTLAEIVKKGV, encoded by the coding sequence ATGGAGTTACAACCGCGGGAAATAAAACAGTGGCTATTACAGGCCAATCAACTTTTTCAGGAAAACAAGGACTATTTGACTTCGCTCGATCAGGCTATCGGCGATGGAGACCACGGCATCAATATGGCACGCGGGTTTCAAGAGGTCAAAAATAAAATAGAACCTACCGAATATACCAACGTCAGTGACGTATTGAAGGATACGGCAATGACCTTGATGTCGAAAGTCGGAGGCGCATCCGGTCCATTGTTCGGTACCGCCTTCCTAAAATTGTCCACCAGCTTGAAGGGGGCGGACAATGCAGATTTTCAGCATTTCGCTGAAGGAATTTCGGCAGCCGGAGAAGGGTTGAAGCAAAGAGGAAAAGCGGAGCAAGGTGAAAAAACCATGATCGATGTCTGGCTGCCAATGGCGGAATTTTTAAAGTCACAGAACGAATTCTCCGGTGATGAAATAGAATCGAAGGCAAAGTCGGCCATGGAAGCTACGAAAGACATGTCTGCCAAAAAAGGAAGAGCTGCCTACTTGGGAGACCGTTCTGTCGGTCATCTGGACCCTGGTTCGGTTTCCTCCTATTATTTATTTTCGACGCTCGCTGAGATAGTCAAAAAAGGAGTGTAA
- the dhaK gene encoding dihydroxyacetone kinase subunit DhaK gives MKKIINDANQVVLDMVKGIAAAYPDRLKHLPDTMVLARKQPAGSEKVGLVSGGGSGHEPAHAGYIGEGMLDAAVSGEVFTSPTPDQVFEAIKAVDNGAGVFLVVKNYTGDVLNFEMAAELADAEGIKVEHVVVNDDVAVEDSSFTSGRRGIAGTVFVHKIAGAKAEAGGSLEEVKSVAEKTVANARSMGMALSSGTVPAAGKPGFQLADDEMEIGIGIHGEPGIERKAIASADEIAEELTNKVLADIDFAAGDEVAVMINGLGATPEMELYILNGKVQELLAAKNIRVYKTFVGEYMTSLEMAGCSVTLLKLDEELKELLDAPSQAPAFKM, from the coding sequence ATGAAGAAGATTATCAATGATGCTAATCAGGTAGTACTGGATATGGTCAAGGGAATAGCGGCAGCTTATCCTGACCGTCTCAAGCATCTTCCGGATACGATGGTACTTGCTCGGAAGCAGCCTGCTGGATCTGAGAAAGTAGGATTGGTAAGCGGAGGCGGAAGTGGTCATGAGCCGGCCCATGCCGGATATATTGGCGAAGGCATGCTTGATGCAGCTGTATCGGGAGAAGTTTTCACCTCTCCCACTCCCGACCAGGTTTTTGAAGCGATAAAAGCGGTCGACAATGGTGCTGGTGTTTTCTTAGTTGTTAAAAACTATACCGGAGATGTTTTGAATTTCGAAATGGCAGCGGAGCTCGCCGATGCAGAAGGAATAAAGGTCGAGCATGTGGTGGTAAATGATGATGTTGCTGTCGAGGACAGCTCGTTTACTTCCGGACGACGAGGCATTGCTGGTACGGTCTTTGTTCATAAAATTGCCGGAGCGAAAGCAGAGGCAGGTGGTTCGCTCGAGGAAGTGAAATCGGTGGCGGAGAAAACAGTAGCCAATGCGCGCTCGATGGGAATGGCGCTCAGTTCCGGAACGGTTCCTGCTGCTGGTAAACCAGGTTTCCAATTGGCGGATGATGAAATGGAGATTGGAATCGGGATTCATGGGGAACCTGGAATAGAGAGAAAAGCAATCGCATCTGCCGATGAAATTGCCGAGGAATTGACCAACAAGGTTTTGGCTGACATCGATTTTGCCGCTGGAGATGAAGTAGCTGTCATGATCAATGGACTTGGAGCAACCCCTGAAATGGAATTGTACATTCTCAATGGAAAAGTACAGGAATTGCTGGCAGCAAAAAATATACGTGTCTACAAAACCTTTGTAGGTGAGTACATGACATCTTTGGAAATGGCGGGATGCTCGGTGACCTTGTTAAAACTGGATGAGGAATTGAAAGAATTGCTGGACGCACCGTCCCAGGCCCCAGCGTTTAAGATGTAA
- the glpK gene encoding glycerol kinase GlpK has product MSETYILSLDQGTTSSRAILFNHKGEIVETAQKEFEQFFPQPGWVEHDANEIWTSVLACMSEVLRKADAEPSQVAGIGITNQRETAVVWDKNTGKPVYKAVVWQSRQTQEICNELKEQGYNDLFREKTGLLIDPYFSGTKVKWILDNVEGAREKADNGDLLFGTIDSWLVYKLSGGKAHITDYSNASRTLMFNIYDLKWDEELLDILTVPKSMLPEVKQSSEVYAKTVDYHFFGEEVPIAGIAGDQQAALFGQACFEEGMAKNTYGTGCFMLMNTGEKGVVSEHGLLTTLAWGVDGKVEYALEGSIFVAGSAIQWLRDGLKVINDSPESEGYAKNVDSTDGVYFVPAFVGLGTPYWDSDARGAVFGLTRGTTKDHFIRATLESLAYQTKDVADVMSKDSGIDLTKLRVDGGAVKNDFLMQFQSDILEVPVERPVVQETTALGAAYLAGLAVGYWKDKQEIAKQWQNERTFEPALPEEKSKKLYDGWKKAVEATRTFK; this is encoded by the coding sequence ATGAGTGAAACATATATTTTGTCATTAGATCAAGGAACAACAAGTTCAAGAGCGATACTATTCAATCATAAAGGGGAAATTGTAGAAACGGCCCAAAAAGAATTTGAACAATTTTTCCCGCAGCCAGGCTGGGTGGAACACGATGCCAATGAAATATGGACTTCTGTTCTTGCCTGTATGTCGGAAGTATTGCGCAAGGCAGATGCGGAACCTTCCCAAGTAGCCGGTATCGGAATTACCAACCAACGCGAAACAGCAGTAGTGTGGGATAAGAACACTGGCAAACCGGTTTATAAAGCGGTTGTCTGGCAATCCCGCCAAACCCAGGAAATTTGTAATGAACTGAAGGAGCAAGGCTATAACGATTTGTTCCGTGAAAAAACCGGTCTGTTGATCGACCCATATTTTTCCGGAACCAAAGTGAAATGGATTCTAGATAATGTGGAAGGTGCCCGGGAAAAAGCCGATAACGGAGACTTGTTGTTCGGTACGATCGACTCCTGGCTTGTTTACAAGTTATCTGGCGGCAAAGCCCATATTACGGACTACTCCAACGCTTCAAGAACCTTGATGTTCAATATTTACGACCTTAAATGGGATGAAGAATTGTTGGATATCTTGACCGTGCCGAAAAGCATGCTGCCGGAAGTGAAGCAATCTTCGGAAGTTTATGCAAAAACAGTGGATTACCACTTCTTTGGGGAGGAAGTGCCGATCGCCGGTATCGCTGGTGACCAGCAGGCAGCTTTGTTCGGGCAGGCGTGTTTTGAAGAGGGAATGGCCAAAAACACCTATGGAACTGGCTGTTTCATGCTGATGAATACCGGCGAAAAGGGCGTAGTATCCGAACATGGCTTGTTGACGACACTTGCCTGGGGCGTTGACGGAAAAGTGGAGTATGCCCTAGAAGGAAGTATTTTTGTAGCCGGATCTGCCATTCAGTGGCTGCGGGATGGATTGAAAGTAATCAACGACTCTCCAGAGAGTGAGGGTTATGCCAAAAATGTGGATTCGACAGACGGGGTCTACTTCGTACCGGCATTTGTCGGACTTGGCACTCCATATTGGGATAGTGATGCACGCGGTGCTGTCTTTGGATTGACCCGCGGTACGACAAAGGACCACTTTATCCGGGCAACCTTGGAATCACTTGCTTATCAGACCAAGGATGTTGCCGATGTAATGAGCAAGGATTCCGGTATTGATTTGACCAAACTTCGCGTGGATGGCGGAGCAGTTAAAAATGATTTCTTGATGCAGTTCCAAAGCGATATTCTCGAAGTACCGGTAGAACGTCCAGTCGTTCAAGAAACCACTGCACTTGGTGCGGCTTACTTGGCAGGTCTGGCAGTAGGTTATTGGAAGGACAAACAGGAAATCGCCAAACAATGGCAGAATGAGCGTACATTTGAACCTGCTTTACCGGAAGAGAAGAGTAAAAAGCTTTATGATGGTTGGAAAAAAGCCGTGGAAGCGACACGTACATTTAAATAA
- a CDS encoding MIP/aquaporin family protein, whose amino-acid sequence MSEFLAELIGTMILIIFGGGVVGGVVLKNTKAEGAGWIVITVGWGLAVTMGVYAVGNVSGAHINPAVTLGFAAVGEFPWSKVPMYITAQMLGAFIGGVIVFLNYLPHWKATKDTGAKLGVFSTDPAIRSPFSNLVSEIIGTFVLVMGLLFIGANEFTEGLNPLIVGALIVAIGMSLGGTTGYAINPARDLGPRIAHALLPIPGKGGSDWSYSWIPVLGPILGGIYGAVFYRAIFVSDFSVLFWVLSAVMAVILIGAANAELKKGETTADKVEEKIS is encoded by the coding sequence ATGTCCGAATTTTTAGCGGAACTGATAGGTACTATGATTTTGATTATTTTTGGCGGTGGCGTTGTCGGGGGAGTCGTACTCAAAAACACAAAGGCTGAAGGCGCTGGCTGGATTGTCATTACAGTTGGATGGGGTCTTGCTGTGACGATGGGCGTTTATGCGGTCGGCAACGTTTCGGGAGCCCATATCAACCCGGCGGTAACATTAGGCTTTGCTGCAGTAGGCGAGTTTCCATGGTCGAAAGTGCCGATGTATATTACGGCGCAAATGTTGGGAGCGTTTATCGGCGGTGTGATCGTTTTCTTGAACTACCTGCCGCATTGGAAAGCGACAAAAGATACGGGTGCTAAACTGGGCGTGTTTTCTACCGATCCGGCAATACGCAGTCCGTTTTCCAACCTGGTAAGTGAAATAATCGGTACATTTGTGCTTGTCATGGGTCTTTTATTTATCGGTGCCAACGAGTTTACCGAAGGATTGAACCCATTGATAGTCGGTGCATTGATTGTGGCAATCGGAATGTCGCTTGGCGGTACGACCGGTTATGCCATCAACCCGGCACGTGACCTTGGGCCGCGGATTGCCCACGCGCTGCTTCCGATACCGGGAAAAGGCGGTTCTGACTGGAGTTATTCCTGGATACCGGTTCTTGGCCCGATTTTGGGAGGGATTTATGGAGCTGTCTTCTATCGTGCCATTTTTGTAAGCGATTTTTCGGTCCTGTTTTGGGTATTGAGCGCTGTGATGGCTGTCATCTTGATTGGAGCGGCCAATGCAGAATTGAAAAAAGGGGAAACCACTGCTGATAAAGTGGAAGAAAAAATATCTTAA
- a CDS encoding MIP/aquaporin family protein, producing MSEFLAELIGTMILIILGNGVVGGVVLKGTKSEGAGWVVITIGWGLGVAMGVYAVGNVSGAHINPAVTLGFAAIGEFPWAKVPMYISAQVLGAIIGAGIVFCNYLPHWKATDDPGAKLGVFSTDPAIRSPFSNLVSEIIGTFVLVMGLLFIGANEFTEGLNPMIVGLLIVAIGMSLGGATGYAINPARDLGPRIAHALLPIPGKGSSDWGYSWVPLAGPVLGGIYGALFYRALFTGDYSVFFWLLSAVMILLLIAAASKELKRGHSQTEVVEEKMVGDDS from the coding sequence ATGTCGGAATTTTTAGCTGAGTTAATCGGAACCATGATTTTAATTATACTTGGAAATGGTGTCGTCGGAGGGGTTGTCCTTAAGGGAACAAAATCCGAAGGGGCAGGCTGGGTCGTCATTACGATTGGATGGGGACTCGGGGTTGCCATGGGTGTTTATGCCGTCGGGAATGTATCAGGTGCCCATATTAATCCTGCTGTTACACTTGGCTTCGCGGCAATTGGCGAGTTTCCATGGGCGAAAGTGCCAATGTATATATCGGCTCAAGTGCTCGGAGCCATCATCGGCGCAGGTATCGTGTTTTGTAACTATTTGCCCCACTGGAAAGCGACCGATGATCCGGGAGCAAAGCTCGGTGTGTTTTCAACAGATCCAGCCATTCGCAGTCCGTTTTCCAACCTAGTAAGCGAAATAATCGGTACATTCGTCCTGGTGATGGGACTTTTGTTTATCGGTGCAAACGAGTTCACCGAAGGATTGAATCCGATGATCGTCGGATTATTGATTGTAGCGATTGGAATGTCACTGGGGGGTGCCACAGGTTATGCCATCAATCCGGCCCGCGACCTTGGGCCACGGATTGCACATGCCTTGCTGCCGATTCCGGGCAAGGGATCGTCCGACTGGGGATATTCATGGGTACCTCTGGCGGGTCCGGTGTTGGGCGGAATATATGGTGCATTATTTTACCGTGCTTTGTTTACTGGTGATTATTCGGTTTTCTTCTGGCTTCTCAGTGCTGTGATGATTCTTCTGTTAATCGCTGCCGCCAGCAAAGAGCTCAAACGAGGCCACTCCCAAACAGAAGTAGTGGAAGAAAAAATGGTTGGCGATGATTCATGA